The following proteins are encoded in a genomic region of Sorangiineae bacterium MSr12523:
- a CDS encoding tetratricopeptide repeat protein, producing MEELRTEPRTDLDDRTDISLPPNPTLPLIDADTDEPDSVPQRSFVRSARTFLRDYFLGEEPTVGAALVPFCFLSILLFTRHPLKTNFIFDEQEAILANPYVRSIAEANSKLHWLDAFRRDFWGLPHDRSIGSYRPIPDLIWRALWGLGARDQTPFLHHWVNVVLHALNAALLTVIVSKVTKDRALGWLSGLVFVACAVLTEAVSGVVGIADVLGALGVLLAVAALALPMYWMVPAVFLATLFGLFSKESALCAVPLVPLAALFLSRYVHPVSPRAGLRTVLAGLATVAAFVLYVESRRRLFPAPLGPEISAAANANKPFLQRTFAALLRWYAQPILPRDPLNNPLIEATPPYRVAAGLRIYADGLSQIVFPRTLSGDYSAPQEPIPSTLVFPASVAGAVGMVAPLLAAPVMGIVAWRRAHKWRTETGYLDSPHIALVMGQKSGLLALLGVAMVWVVVSYFPVSNIPILLPTVRAERFWYFPALGTSIAIAAVFITVGRKLRRTRLAWATTAVLLVFLVFQAYAARMHANDYTDDLVFWNATRHAVPRSAKAHLNYSVMQGARGRLEERRAANAVALDLAPTWPMANVYLGDTLCRMHRADEAWPYYKRGFELSPNDQNLIALAIQCLWDEKKLQNESSLIRNELEDLATKHPGTWVSYLARDTIDNGESHEGVDPQYRPRGYNQGPKEE from the coding sequence ATGGAGGAACTGCGAACGGAGCCGCGGACTGATCTCGACGATCGCACGGACATCTCGCTTCCGCCGAATCCGACGCTCCCGCTCATCGACGCCGACACTGATGAGCCGGACAGTGTGCCGCAGCGCTCGTTCGTACGTTCCGCCCGCACATTTCTACGCGATTATTTCCTCGGCGAAGAGCCCACGGTGGGAGCCGCCCTGGTTCCATTTTGCTTTTTGTCGATTCTGCTCTTCACGCGGCACCCGCTCAAAACGAATTTCATCTTCGACGAGCAGGAAGCCATATTGGCCAATCCGTACGTGCGCAGCATCGCGGAGGCCAATTCGAAGTTGCACTGGCTCGACGCCTTTCGCCGCGATTTTTGGGGTCTTCCGCACGATCGCAGCATTGGTTCGTACCGGCCCATTCCCGATTTGATATGGCGGGCCCTCTGGGGGCTCGGTGCTCGGGACCAGACACCGTTTTTGCATCATTGGGTGAACGTGGTGCTCCACGCGCTCAATGCGGCGCTGCTCACGGTCATCGTCAGCAAGGTCACCAAAGATCGCGCGCTCGGGTGGCTGTCCGGCCTCGTGTTCGTCGCGTGCGCCGTGCTCACGGAGGCGGTGAGCGGCGTGGTGGGCATCGCCGACGTGCTCGGTGCGCTCGGCGTGCTCCTGGCGGTGGCCGCGCTCGCACTGCCCATGTACTGGATGGTGCCCGCCGTGTTCTTGGCCACACTGTTCGGGCTCTTTTCCAAGGAGAGTGCGCTCTGTGCAGTGCCGCTGGTGCCGTTGGCCGCCCTGTTCCTGTCGCGGTACGTGCACCCGGTGTCGCCACGCGCGGGCCTGCGCACGGTGCTTGCGGGATTGGCCACGGTGGCCGCGTTCGTGCTGTACGTCGAATCGCGACGGCGTCTGTTCCCGGCGCCGCTCGGGCCGGAGATCAGTGCCGCGGCCAATGCGAACAAGCCGTTCTTGCAGCGGACCTTCGCGGCGCTCTTGCGCTGGTATGCGCAGCCGATTTTACCGCGCGATCCGCTGAATAATCCGCTCATCGAGGCGACGCCTCCCTACCGGGTCGCCGCGGGATTGCGCATTTACGCCGATGGGCTTTCGCAAATCGTATTTCCGCGGACGCTGTCGGGTGATTACTCCGCGCCGCAAGAGCCAATTCCGAGCACCTTGGTGTTTCCAGCCAGCGTCGCCGGGGCGGTCGGCATGGTGGCGCCCCTGCTGGCGGCGCCGGTCATGGGCATCGTCGCGTGGCGTCGTGCGCACAAGTGGCGCACGGAAACGGGGTACCTCGATTCGCCGCACATCGCGCTGGTCATGGGGCAGAAGTCGGGGCTGCTCGCGCTGCTTGGCGTGGCGATGGTTTGGGTCGTGGTTTCGTATTTCCCGGTGTCCAACATTCCAATCTTGCTGCCCACGGTGCGCGCGGAGCGATTCTGGTATTTCCCGGCGCTCGGAACGAGCATCGCCATCGCGGCGGTGTTCATCACCGTGGGGCGCAAGCTGCGCCGGACGCGCCTGGCCTGGGCGACGACCGCGGTGCTCCTGGTCTTCCTCGTCTTCCAGGCCTACGCCGCGCGCATGCACGCGAACGACTACACCGACGATCTCGTGTTCTGGAATGCGACCCGGCACGCCGTGCCGCGCAGCGCCAAGGCGCATCTCAATTATTCCGTCATGCAGGGCGCACGCGGCCGGCTGGAAGAGCGCCGCGCGGCCAATGCGGTGGCGCTGGATCTGGCCCCGACGTGGCCCATGGCCAATGTCTATTTGGGCGACACCCTCTGCCGCATGCACCGCGCCGACGAGGCGTGGCCGTATTACAAACGCGGATTCGAGCTTTCCCCGAACGATCAGAATTTGATCGCCTTGGCGATTCAATGCCTTTGGGACGAAAAGAAGCTCCAGAACGAATCTTCGCTCATCCGCAACGAGCTGGAAGACTTGGCCACGAAGCACCCGGGCACCTGGGTCTCCTACTTGGCACGCGACACCATCGACAACGGCGAGAGCCACGAGGGGGTCGACCCGCAATACCGGCCGCGCGGATACAATCAGGGGCCCAAAGAAGAATAG
- a CDS encoding SDR family oxidoreductase, with the protein MGTIFRSGLFDGHVAVVTGGGSGIGLAIATGLGELGAKVAILGRKAERLEGAKKELEQRGIAVHAAVCDIREVEQIASAVDGIAAALGPATILVNNAGGQFPTTAEQVTPRGWEAVVRNNLNGTFFMTQAVATKHMIPARRGRILNIIANVRRGFPGMVHTGAARAGVENMTKTLAVEWAQHNIQVNAIAPGVIKSSGTDQYPPELLELSRLRTPMKRHGSPEEVANLAVYLASDAASFVTGETWYIDGGANLWGDNWTIPDPT; encoded by the coding sequence ATGGGAACGATTTTTCGATCCGGCCTCTTCGATGGCCACGTGGCCGTCGTGACGGGCGGTGGCAGCGGCATCGGTCTCGCCATTGCGACCGGACTCGGGGAGCTGGGTGCCAAGGTCGCCATCCTCGGACGAAAGGCCGAACGCCTCGAGGGCGCGAAGAAGGAGCTCGAGCAGCGCGGCATCGCCGTGCACGCCGCCGTGTGCGACATCCGCGAGGTCGAGCAGATTGCCAGCGCGGTCGATGGCATCGCGGCCGCGTTGGGGCCCGCGACCATTCTGGTGAACAACGCCGGCGGGCAGTTTCCCACCACAGCCGAACAAGTCACCCCGCGCGGGTGGGAGGCCGTGGTTCGCAATAACCTCAACGGTACGTTCTTCATGACTCAAGCGGTGGCGACGAAGCACATGATCCCTGCACGCCGCGGGCGGATCTTGAACATCATCGCCAACGTGCGCCGAGGCTTTCCGGGCATGGTCCACACGGGCGCGGCGCGCGCGGGTGTCGAGAACATGACGAAAACGCTCGCGGTCGAGTGGGCGCAACACAACATCCAGGTGAACGCGATCGCGCCGGGCGTCATCAAATCGAGCGGGACGGATCAATACCCGCCCGAACTTCTCGAGTTGAGCCGTTTACGAACCCCCATGAAGCGCCACGGCAGCCCGGAAGAAGTTGCCAACCTCGCTGTTTACCTCGCGTCGGACGCCGCATCGTTCGTCACCGGCGAAACGTGGTACATCGACGGCGGGGCGAACCTCTGGGGCGACAACTGGACCATCCCCGACCCCACGTGA
- the gpmI gene encoding 2,3-bisphosphoglycerate-independent phosphoglycerate mutase, with the protein MTNPSKSVSPSNEISSVSAKRPRPLVLVILDGFGERAEREDNAVRLAKTPVLDALYRDYPHGLIGTSGPDVGLPPGQMGNSEVGHLNFGAGRIAMMDISRIDKAVYEKTLASNPVISHILERARAQKGRLHLFGLVSDGGVHSSLEHLKALIDMAAATGVSVVVHAFLDGRDVQPGTAPGYLSQVDAKLKETNAGVIGTVAGRYWAMDRDNRWERVERAYRAIVSASAPRFATALEGVSASYEAKKTDEFVEPIVVGDYAGVRPGDVGLHFNFRPDRARELTRALAMKDFDAFDRGGEVPFTEYACMTTYDSKLGLPIAFPKETYPEIFPEVIARAGLTQFRCAETEKYAHVTYFFNGGREEVFPGEERKMIPSPKDVPTYDHKPEMSASAVAEAVEQAIVSEKFDFILVNFANPDMVGHTGFLGAAITAVETVDAGIGRIVDAARARGGAVIITADHGNCELMKDPASGEPHTAHTLNPVPLLYVNDADRTARIREGGRICDVAPTMLGLLGVAQPGPMTGIPLLQR; encoded by the coding sequence ATGACCAACCCATCGAAAAGCGTATCACCGTCCAACGAGATTTCGTCCGTTTCCGCGAAGCGCCCGCGTCCGCTCGTGCTCGTCATTCTCGACGGCTTCGGCGAGCGCGCCGAGCGTGAGGACAACGCCGTGCGGCTGGCCAAGACGCCTGTGCTCGACGCCTTGTACCGCGATTACCCCCATGGCCTCATCGGCACGAGCGGACCCGACGTTGGGCTTCCTCCCGGACAGATGGGCAACAGCGAAGTGGGCCACCTCAACTTCGGCGCCGGCCGCATCGCGATGATGGACATCTCCCGCATCGACAAGGCCGTTTACGAGAAGACGCTGGCGTCCAATCCGGTGATTTCCCACATTCTCGAGCGCGCACGGGCGCAAAAGGGTCGCCTGCATCTTTTCGGACTCGTATCCGATGGTGGAGTACACAGTTCGCTCGAACATCTCAAGGCGCTCATCGACATGGCGGCAGCGACTGGCGTGAGCGTGGTGGTTCATGCCTTCCTCGATGGGCGTGATGTCCAACCGGGAACGGCGCCGGGCTACCTGTCGCAGGTCGACGCCAAGTTGAAGGAGACGAACGCCGGCGTCATCGGCACGGTGGCCGGCCGCTACTGGGCGATGGATCGCGACAATCGCTGGGAGCGTGTGGAGCGCGCCTACCGCGCCATCGTTTCCGCTTCGGCTCCGCGTTTTGCGACGGCGCTGGAAGGTGTTTCCGCGTCCTACGAGGCCAAGAAGACCGACGAATTCGTCGAGCCGATCGTGGTGGGCGACTACGCCGGTGTGCGTCCCGGCGACGTGGGCCTGCATTTCAATTTCCGACCCGACCGCGCCCGCGAGCTCACCCGCGCGCTGGCGATGAAGGACTTCGACGCGTTCGATCGCGGTGGCGAGGTGCCCTTCACCGAGTACGCGTGCATGACCACGTACGACTCGAAGCTCGGCCTGCCCATCGCCTTCCCCAAGGAGACGTACCCCGAGATTTTCCCGGAGGTGATCGCGCGGGCGGGGCTCACGCAGTTCCGTTGTGCGGAGACGGAGAAGTACGCGCATGTCACGTACTTCTTCAACGGCGGCCGCGAGGAGGTGTTCCCGGGTGAGGAGCGCAAGATGATCCCCTCGCCGAAGGACGTGCCGACCTACGACCACAAGCCGGAGATGAGCGCGAGCGCGGTCGCGGAGGCCGTCGAGCAAGCCATCGTGAGTGAGAAGTTCGACTTCATCCTGGTCAACTTCGCCAACCCGGACATGGTCGGCCACACCGGTTTCCTCGGTGCGGCGATTACGGCCGTCGAAACGGTGGACGCAGGCATCGGTCGCATCGTCGATGCGGCGCGGGCGCGCGGTGGTGCGGTGATCATCACGGCGGATCACGGCAACTGCGAGCTCATGAAAGATCCTGCCTCGGGCGAGCCGCATACGGCGCACACGCTCAACCCGGTGCCGTTGCTCTACGTGAACGACGCCGATCGCACGGCGCGCATTCGCGAGGGCGGGCGCATTTGCGACGTGGCCCCAACGATGCTCGGGTTGTTGGGCGTGGCGCAACCTGGACCGATGACCGGCATTCCGCTGCTTCAGCGTTGA
- a CDS encoding ribonuclease HI, translated as MPWVEASFRGQKVMARTKDDGAFDVREGRVEIRYRPSDARAYRASLGNLTRIPGAELLPDDACVSGAYVPLRTPSAPSIKAAAPVVPAATGDGRAWIAYTDGACSGNPGPAGAGIVLINPDGKMSESFESLGEGTNNVAELTAILRALEAVPKTASEVIIHTDSQYAIGVLTKGWRPKANQQLIADIKRTLGEHKNVRFVYVPGHAGVPLNERADQLAREAIRTGSTRRLAPL; from the coding sequence ATGCCCTGGGTCGAGGCCTCGTTTCGCGGACAGAAAGTCATGGCGCGCACCAAGGACGATGGTGCGTTCGATGTGCGAGAAGGTCGCGTGGAGATTCGCTACCGGCCGAGCGATGCGCGCGCCTACCGCGCCTCCTTGGGCAACCTGACACGCATTCCGGGCGCAGAATTGCTGCCCGACGACGCGTGCGTCTCCGGAGCCTACGTTCCCCTTCGCACGCCGAGTGCGCCGTCGATCAAGGCGGCCGCACCGGTGGTTCCTGCGGCCACCGGCGACGGGCGCGCCTGGATCGCGTACACGGACGGCGCGTGCTCGGGCAATCCCGGACCGGCGGGTGCGGGCATCGTGCTCATCAATCCGGATGGAAAAATGTCGGAGAGCTTCGAATCGCTCGGCGAGGGCACGAACAACGTGGCCGAGCTCACCGCCATCCTGCGCGCGCTCGAAGCGGTCCCCAAGACCGCGAGCGAAGTCATCATTCACACCGACAGCCAGTACGCCATCGGCGTGCTGACGAAGGGCTGGCGCCCCAAGGCGAACCAGCAGCTCATTGCGGACATCAAGCGCACGCTCGGAGAGCACAAAAACGTGCGCTTCGTCTATGTCCCTGGCCACGCCGGCGTCCCGCTCAACGAGCGCGCCGACCAACTCGCGCGCGAAGCGATCCGCACCGGCAGCACCCGCCGCCTGGCCCCACTCTGA